One genomic window of Bactrocera dorsalis isolate Fly_Bdor chromosome 4, ASM2337382v1, whole genome shotgun sequence includes the following:
- the LOC105223238 gene encoding amyloid-beta A4 precursor protein-binding family A member 1 isoform X3: MNSESSELESSNNGCVIFHNVQNASTMGSSSGVHMTSSNVTVNNSNANLNNAMGSIGGIARACAATDASCESNLNSEMVAPPGGIVGKFSEKPQERYVWEMRTRSPNVTPASTVLNSPDLNTDVQYALHHQHRQHHHQIRVGRSPGSQFEQQNVMPQGLASPGGSPTDVGKVGAQCLRDGEIVVFDDIDTNWMNKTNTSGFSNTINSSIQHTNSVPEGYTSVHHQHNNEDILKVTKMIGQLPIAEYEGSPRRFGNQPLGSTKQTGTCALPKRPPGFPQRVSPIAGTQQYASMQQQLMQQEVNSRSTQCAQRILQQQQQHYFSTTPTSLIGLNNCRDNKSVGNLIDIDERSTPGIDGAQVKTPAFDYLYECSETRKVLEDFFKANSEDEKRFTDYTESGDDVGSCDTHMEYEQEREREREEGKHIEQAYIGQRLARIPKEELNMIHRSPRKQPCESVYNENNDIELYIDSNSRSSGDLADTELEANLRRHSRNFTLSPETTDYDSNCGDLDSLSNDINCPTDYGKLYTSMPVLEDGLSSGHASDTENNVNTAVENEKQIFDSGCAENCPTQSQAHQYKVQQQQHKPPTMLQNNEYNASFSHECHDSCMSNTLGNTIPLDGHLVNDLSDVPENIIQQQQQPHQTDQQLCSHELMHNDSSCCNNNSEICLNTSNELSHNDSNYDAVYAPAMTTQQSPPPPQPSVAYRQCVRTKQQRESADIQEAMKEIRSALQRAKTQPEKLKFCDEVLPPDPESPVWVPRKTSPTNAALTANRMGSHHLHKLNCVANDENAGGAGPGEEEEPDTDLETDRLLGQQRVDEQGFYDEKQTIWPKTSRIGGGTDSNDQSPSTSDITMLTTNSVSIKPQAFSSATIRQGIGTALTPSSPEQCQIVGSADVTITSPEKLQYSKSPTGSIKSLKDSANSDKKAKTRNKEVLIEGVLFRARYLGSTQLVCEGQPTKSTRMMQAEEAVSRIKAPEGESQPSTEVDLFISTEKIMVLNTDLKEIMMDHALRTISYIADIGDLVVLMARRRFVPSDSCGSDVDVTNGCGNGNKDAQENGTGCGTSANTSGCGSAIANGTTANGISGCNIGNGSNKHNRTPKMICHVFESDEAQFIAQSIGQAFQVAYMEFLKANGIEDHSFVKEMDYQEVLNSQEIFGDELEIFAKKELQKEVVVPKVKGEILGVVIVESGWGSMLPTVVIANLMSTGAAARCGQLNIGDQLIAINGMSLVGLPLSTCQSYIRNAKNQTAVKFTVVPCPPVVEVKIKRPNTKYQLGFSVQNGVICSLLRGGIAERGGVRVGHRIIEINNQSVVAVPHEKIVNLLATSVGEILMKTMPTSMFRLLTGQENPIYI, encoded by the exons atgaacTCCGAAAGTAGCGAATTGGAGTCATCTAACAATGGATGCGTTATATTCCACAACGTTCAAAACGCCAGTACAATGGGTTCATCATCTGGAGTTCATATGACAAGTTCTAATGTGACCGTCAACAATTCAAATGCTAACCTAAATAACGCAATGGGTTCTATAGGAGGAATTGCACGTGCATGCGCAGCAACAGATGCTAGCTGTGAATCGAATCTAAATAGCGAAATGGTTGCACCGCCGGGAGGAATTGTTGGTAAGTTCAGTGAAAAACCGCAAGAGCGCTACGTGTGGGAAATGCGCACGCGAAGCCCAAATGTTACACCAGCTAGCACTGTACTTAATTCTCCTGACTTGAATACGGATGTGCAATATGCACTGCATCATCAGCATCGACAGCATCATCATCAGATAAGAGTAGGACGTAGCCCCGGTAGTCAATTTGAACAGCAGAATGTAATGCCACAA GGTCTGGCCAGCCCAGGAGGGTCACCTACGGATGTCGGTAAAGTTGGTGCCCAATGCTTGCGCGATGGTGAAATAGTGGTATTCGATGATATTGACACCAATTGGATGAATAAAACCAATACTTCCGGGTTTTCAAATACCATTAATAGCTCAATACAGCATACGAACAGTGTTCCAGAAGGCTACACGTCAGTGCATCATCAACACAATAATGAGGATATTTTGAAGGTCACGAAAATGATAGGCCAGCTACCAATTGCAGAGTATGAAGGTTCCCCACGTCGCTTTGGCAATCAACCACTAGGCAGTACCAAGCAGACAGGCACTTGTGCCCTACCCAAACGTCCGCCAGGTTTTCCACAACGCGTGTCACCAATTGCAGGTACACAGCAATACGCCTCcatgcaacaacaacttatGCAACAGGAGGTTAATTCACGTTCGACACAATGTGCACAACGGAtcttacagcaacaacagcagcattaTTTTTCGACTACACCGACGTCATTAATTGGGTTGAATAACTGTCGTGATAATAAATCAGTTGGCAATTTAATTGACATCGACGAAAGGAGTACACCCGGTATTGATGGGGCTCAAGTTAAAACGCCAGCTTTTGATTACTTGTATGAGTGTTCGGAAACACGCAAAGTGCTCGAGGACTTTTTTAAAGCGAACTCAGAAGATGAAAAACGTTTTACGGACTACACTGAAAGTGGCGATGACGTGGGAAGTTGT gaTACCCATATGGAGTACGAACAAGAGCGCGAACGTGAGCGGGAAGAAGGCAAACATATAGAACAGGCGTATATAGGACAACGCTTAGCTAGAATACCCAAAGAGGAATTAAATATGATTCACCGTTCACCTCGCAAGCAA CCATGTGAGTCGGTTTACAATGAAAACAACGACATTGAGTTGTACATAGATTCAAATAGTCGAAGCAGTGGAGATTTGGCCGACACAGAATTGGAAGCAAATCTACGCCGCCATTCGCGCAATTTTACTCTTTCGCCTGAGACCACTGATTACGACTCAAATTGCGGTGATCTCGACAGTTTGTCAAACGACATCAATTGCCCCACGGACTATGGCAAATTGTATACCAGCATGCCGGTACTAGAGGACGGTTTATCGAGCGGCCACGCCTCAGATAcggaaaataatgtaaataccGCCGTAgagaatgaaaaacaaatatttgacagCGGCTGTGCGGAGAATTGCCCGACGCAGTCACAAGCGCATCAGTataaagtacaacaacaacaacacaagccCCCTACAATGCTGCAAAATAATGAGTATAACGCGAGTTTCTCACACGAGTGCCATGATAGTTGCATGTCAAACACTTTGGGGAATACTATTCCGTTGGATGGCCATTTAGTAAACGATTTAAGTGATGTTcctgaaaatattattcaacaacaacaacaaccacatcaGACAGATCAGCAGTTGTGCAGTCATGAACTAATGCACAACGACAGCagttgctgcaacaacaattcTGAAATTTGTTTGAACACATCGAATGAGCTGAGCCATAACGATTCTAATTACGATGCAGTCTACGCACCGGCCATGA CCACACAACAATCTCCACCACCACCGCAACCATCTGTGGCATATCGACAGTGCGTTCGCACAAAACAGCAACGCGAGTCAGCTGATATACAGGAGGCGATGAAGGAGATACGGTCGGCGCTGCAGCGTGCTAAAACTCAGCCAGAGAAATTAAAATTCTGCGACGAAGTACTACCGCCCGATCCAGAATCACCAGTTTGGGTGCCGCGTAAAACATCACCAACGAATGCTGCACTAACCGCCAATCGAATGGGAAGCCATCATTTGCATAAATTGAACTGTGTTGCTAATGATGAGAATGCTGGCGGTGCAGGCCCGGGCGAGGAGGAAGAACCTGACACAGATTTGGAGACGGATAGATTGTTGGGGCAGCAGCGTGTTGATGAGCAAGGGTTTTACGATGAAAAG CAGACAATCTGGCCAAAAACATCACGTATTGGTGGTGGTACCGATTCCAATGATCAATCGCCCAGCACTTCGGACATAACGATGCTCACTACAAATTCGGTCAGTATTAAACCGCAAGCTTTCTCATCAGCTACAATACGTCAAGGCATCGGCACAGCGTTAACGCCCAGTTCGCCAGAACAATGCCAGATTGTAGGCAGCGCGGATGTTACGATCACCTCACCCGaaaaactgcaatactcaaaaAGTCCAACGGGTTCCATCAAATCGCTCAAAGATTCAGCGAATAGCGACAAGAAGGCGAAGACACGCAACAAGGAGG TGCTAATTGAAGGGGTCCTTTTTCGCGCACGCTATTTAGGCTCGACGCAGCTGGTGTGCGAGGGGCAGCCAACGAAATCAACGCGGATGATGCAGGCCGAAGAAGCCGTGTCGCGTATTAAG GCACCAGAAGGCGAGAGCCAACCCTCGACAGAAGTCGATCTATTCATATCAACCGAAAAGATTATGGTGCTTAATACAGACCTCAAAGAGATTATGATGGATCATGCCTTGCGCACAATCTCCTACATTGCAGATATCGGCGATTTGGTTGTGTTAATGGCGCGTCGTCGGTTTGTGCCGTCCGACTCGTGTGGCTCCGACGTCGACGTCACAAATGGCTGTGGTAATGGCAACAAAGATGCTCAAGAGAATGGCACGGGCTGCGGCACTAGTGCAAACACCAGTGGTTGTGGCAGCGCCATTGCCAACGGCACCACTGCCAATGGCATTAGTGGCTGCAACATTGGCAACGGTAGCAATAAACATAATCGCACACCAAAAATGATTTGCCATGTTTTCGAAAGTGATGAGGCTCAATTCATTGCACAATCAATTGGTCAAGCCTTTCAGGTGGCCTATATGGAATTCCTAAAAGCGAATGGCATTGAAGATCATAGTTTTGTGAAGGAGATGGATTATCAGGAGGTGCTCAATAGTCAGGAGATATTCGGCGATGAACTGGAAATCTTCGCCAAAAAGGAATTGCAAAAAGAGGTGGTTGTACCAAAGGTGAAGGGTGAAATACTCGGTGTGGTGATAGTGGAAAGCGGTTGGGGCTCGATGCTACCCACCGTGGTGATAGCTAATCTAATGTCGACGGGTGCTGCGGCGCGTTGTGGCCAATTAAATATCGGCGATCAATTGATCGCCATTAACGGCATGAGCTTGGTGGGGCTGCCGCTGTCCACATGCCAGAGCTACATACGCAACGCCAAAAATCAGACAGCGGTCAAATTCACTGTGGTGCCGTGCCCACCGGTAGTTGAGGTGAAAATCAAACGACCAAACACCAAATATCAGCTGGGATTTAGTGTGCAGAATGGCGTG ATTTGCAGCTTGTTGCGTGGCGGCATTGCGGAACGCGGTGGCGTGCGCGTTGGCCATCGCATAATAGAGATCAACAATCAGAGTGTGGTGGCGGTGCCGCATGAAAAAATAGTCAATCTGCTCGCTACATCTGTGGGCGag ATCTTAATGAAGACTATGCCTACTTCAATGTTCCGTTTGCTGACGGGACAAGAGAATCCCATATACATCTAA
- the LOC105223238 gene encoding uncharacterized protein LOC105223238 isoform X1, which translates to MNSESSELESSNNGCVIFHNVQNASTMGSSSGVHMTSSNVTVNNSNANLNNAMGSIGGIARACAATDASCESNLNSEMVAPPGGIVGKFSEKPQERYVWEMRTRSPNVTPASTVLNSPDLNTDVQYALHHQHRQHHHQIRVGRSPGSQFEQQNVMPQGLASPGGSPTDVGKVGAQCLRDGEIVVFDDIDTNWMNKTNTSGFSNTINSSIQHTNSVPEGYTSVHHQHNNEDILKVTKMIGQLPIAEYEGSPRRFGNQPLGSTKQTGTCALPKRPPGFPQRVSPIAGTQQYASMQQQLMQQEVNSRSTQCAQRILQQQQQHYFSTTPTSLIGLNNCRDNKSVGNLIDIDERSTPGIDGAQVKTPAFDYLYECSETRKVLEDFFKANSEDEKRFTDYTESGDDVGSCDTHMEYEQEREREREEGKHIEQAYIGQRLARIPKEELNMIHRSPRKQPCESVYNENNDIELYIDSNSRSSGDLADTELEANLRRHSRNFTLSPETTDYDSNCGDLDSLSNDINCPTDYGKLYTSMPVLEDGLSSGHASDTENNVNTAVENEKQIFDSGCAENCPTQSQAHQYKVQQQQHKPPTMLQNNEYNASFSHECHDSCMSNTLGNTIPLDGHLVNDLSDVPENIIQQQQQPHQTDQQLCSHELMHNDSSCCNNNSEICLNTSNELSHNDSNYDAVYAPAMTTQQSPPPPQPSVAYRQCVRTKQQRESADIQEAMKEIRSALQRAKTQPEKLKFCDEVLPPDPESPVWVPRKTSPTNAALTANRMGSHHLHKLNCVANDENAGGAGPGEEEEPDTDLETDRLLGQQRVDEQGFYDEKQTIWPKTSRIGGGTDSNDQSPSTSDITMLTTNSVSIKPQAFSSATIRQGIGTALTPSSPEQCQIVGSADVTITSPEKLQYSKSPTGSIKSLKDSANSDKKAKTRNKEGLLDPAVLIEGVLFRARYLGSTQLVCEGQPTKSTRMMQAEEAVSRIKAPEGESQPSTEVDLFISTEKIMVLNTDLKEIMMDHALRTISYIADIGDLVVLMARRRFVPSDSCGSDVDVTNGCGNGNKDAQENGTGCGTSANTSGCGSAIANGTTANGISGCNIGNGSNKHNRTPKMICHVFESDEAQFIAQSIGQAFQVAYMEFLKANGIEDHSFVKEMDYQEVLNSQEIFGDELEIFAKKELQKEVVVPKVKGEILGVVIVESGWGSMLPTVVIANLMSTGAAARCGQLNIGDQLIAINGMSLVGLPLSTCQSYIRNAKNQTAVKFTVVPCPPVVEVKIKRPNTKYQLGFSVQNGVICSLLRGGIAERGGVRVGHRIIEINNQSVVAVPHEKIVNLLATSVGEILMKTMPTSMFRLLTGQENPIYI; encoded by the exons atgaacTCCGAAAGTAGCGAATTGGAGTCATCTAACAATGGATGCGTTATATTCCACAACGTTCAAAACGCCAGTACAATGGGTTCATCATCTGGAGTTCATATGACAAGTTCTAATGTGACCGTCAACAATTCAAATGCTAACCTAAATAACGCAATGGGTTCTATAGGAGGAATTGCACGTGCATGCGCAGCAACAGATGCTAGCTGTGAATCGAATCTAAATAGCGAAATGGTTGCACCGCCGGGAGGAATTGTTGGTAAGTTCAGTGAAAAACCGCAAGAGCGCTACGTGTGGGAAATGCGCACGCGAAGCCCAAATGTTACACCAGCTAGCACTGTACTTAATTCTCCTGACTTGAATACGGATGTGCAATATGCACTGCATCATCAGCATCGACAGCATCATCATCAGATAAGAGTAGGACGTAGCCCCGGTAGTCAATTTGAACAGCAGAATGTAATGCCACAA GGTCTGGCCAGCCCAGGAGGGTCACCTACGGATGTCGGTAAAGTTGGTGCCCAATGCTTGCGCGATGGTGAAATAGTGGTATTCGATGATATTGACACCAATTGGATGAATAAAACCAATACTTCCGGGTTTTCAAATACCATTAATAGCTCAATACAGCATACGAACAGTGTTCCAGAAGGCTACACGTCAGTGCATCATCAACACAATAATGAGGATATTTTGAAGGTCACGAAAATGATAGGCCAGCTACCAATTGCAGAGTATGAAGGTTCCCCACGTCGCTTTGGCAATCAACCACTAGGCAGTACCAAGCAGACAGGCACTTGTGCCCTACCCAAACGTCCGCCAGGTTTTCCACAACGCGTGTCACCAATTGCAGGTACACAGCAATACGCCTCcatgcaacaacaacttatGCAACAGGAGGTTAATTCACGTTCGACACAATGTGCACAACGGAtcttacagcaacaacagcagcattaTTTTTCGACTACACCGACGTCATTAATTGGGTTGAATAACTGTCGTGATAATAAATCAGTTGGCAATTTAATTGACATCGACGAAAGGAGTACACCCGGTATTGATGGGGCTCAAGTTAAAACGCCAGCTTTTGATTACTTGTATGAGTGTTCGGAAACACGCAAAGTGCTCGAGGACTTTTTTAAAGCGAACTCAGAAGATGAAAAACGTTTTACGGACTACACTGAAAGTGGCGATGACGTGGGAAGTTGT gaTACCCATATGGAGTACGAACAAGAGCGCGAACGTGAGCGGGAAGAAGGCAAACATATAGAACAGGCGTATATAGGACAACGCTTAGCTAGAATACCCAAAGAGGAATTAAATATGATTCACCGTTCACCTCGCAAGCAA CCATGTGAGTCGGTTTACAATGAAAACAACGACATTGAGTTGTACATAGATTCAAATAGTCGAAGCAGTGGAGATTTGGCCGACACAGAATTGGAAGCAAATCTACGCCGCCATTCGCGCAATTTTACTCTTTCGCCTGAGACCACTGATTACGACTCAAATTGCGGTGATCTCGACAGTTTGTCAAACGACATCAATTGCCCCACGGACTATGGCAAATTGTATACCAGCATGCCGGTACTAGAGGACGGTTTATCGAGCGGCCACGCCTCAGATAcggaaaataatgtaaataccGCCGTAgagaatgaaaaacaaatatttgacagCGGCTGTGCGGAGAATTGCCCGACGCAGTCACAAGCGCATCAGTataaagtacaacaacaacaacacaagccCCCTACAATGCTGCAAAATAATGAGTATAACGCGAGTTTCTCACACGAGTGCCATGATAGTTGCATGTCAAACACTTTGGGGAATACTATTCCGTTGGATGGCCATTTAGTAAACGATTTAAGTGATGTTcctgaaaatattattcaacaacaacaacaaccacatcaGACAGATCAGCAGTTGTGCAGTCATGAACTAATGCACAACGACAGCagttgctgcaacaacaattcTGAAATTTGTTTGAACACATCGAATGAGCTGAGCCATAACGATTCTAATTACGATGCAGTCTACGCACCGGCCATGA CCACACAACAATCTCCACCACCACCGCAACCATCTGTGGCATATCGACAGTGCGTTCGCACAAAACAGCAACGCGAGTCAGCTGATATACAGGAGGCGATGAAGGAGATACGGTCGGCGCTGCAGCGTGCTAAAACTCAGCCAGAGAAATTAAAATTCTGCGACGAAGTACTACCGCCCGATCCAGAATCACCAGTTTGGGTGCCGCGTAAAACATCACCAACGAATGCTGCACTAACCGCCAATCGAATGGGAAGCCATCATTTGCATAAATTGAACTGTGTTGCTAATGATGAGAATGCTGGCGGTGCAGGCCCGGGCGAGGAGGAAGAACCTGACACAGATTTGGAGACGGATAGATTGTTGGGGCAGCAGCGTGTTGATGAGCAAGGGTTTTACGATGAAAAG CAGACAATCTGGCCAAAAACATCACGTATTGGTGGTGGTACCGATTCCAATGATCAATCGCCCAGCACTTCGGACATAACGATGCTCACTACAAATTCGGTCAGTATTAAACCGCAAGCTTTCTCATCAGCTACAATACGTCAAGGCATCGGCACAGCGTTAACGCCCAGTTCGCCAGAACAATGCCAGATTGTAGGCAGCGCGGATGTTACGATCACCTCACCCGaaaaactgcaatactcaaaaAGTCCAACGGGTTCCATCAAATCGCTCAAAGATTCAGCGAATAGCGACAAGAAGGCGAAGACACGCAACAAGGAGG GACTGTTGGATCCTGCAGTGCTAATTGAAGGGGTCCTTTTTCGCGCACGCTATTTAGGCTCGACGCAGCTGGTGTGCGAGGGGCAGCCAACGAAATCAACGCGGATGATGCAGGCCGAAGAAGCCGTGTCGCGTATTAAG GCACCAGAAGGCGAGAGCCAACCCTCGACAGAAGTCGATCTATTCATATCAACCGAAAAGATTATGGTGCTTAATACAGACCTCAAAGAGATTATGATGGATCATGCCTTGCGCACAATCTCCTACATTGCAGATATCGGCGATTTGGTTGTGTTAATGGCGCGTCGTCGGTTTGTGCCGTCCGACTCGTGTGGCTCCGACGTCGACGTCACAAATGGCTGTGGTAATGGCAACAAAGATGCTCAAGAGAATGGCACGGGCTGCGGCACTAGTGCAAACACCAGTGGTTGTGGCAGCGCCATTGCCAACGGCACCACTGCCAATGGCATTAGTGGCTGCAACATTGGCAACGGTAGCAATAAACATAATCGCACACCAAAAATGATTTGCCATGTTTTCGAAAGTGATGAGGCTCAATTCATTGCACAATCAATTGGTCAAGCCTTTCAGGTGGCCTATATGGAATTCCTAAAAGCGAATGGCATTGAAGATCATAGTTTTGTGAAGGAGATGGATTATCAGGAGGTGCTCAATAGTCAGGAGATATTCGGCGATGAACTGGAAATCTTCGCCAAAAAGGAATTGCAAAAAGAGGTGGTTGTACCAAAGGTGAAGGGTGAAATACTCGGTGTGGTGATAGTGGAAAGCGGTTGGGGCTCGATGCTACCCACCGTGGTGATAGCTAATCTAATGTCGACGGGTGCTGCGGCGCGTTGTGGCCAATTAAATATCGGCGATCAATTGATCGCCATTAACGGCATGAGCTTGGTGGGGCTGCCGCTGTCCACATGCCAGAGCTACATACGCAACGCCAAAAATCAGACAGCGGTCAAATTCACTGTGGTGCCGTGCCCACCGGTAGTTGAGGTGAAAATCAAACGACCAAACACCAAATATCAGCTGGGATTTAGTGTGCAGAATGGCGTG ATTTGCAGCTTGTTGCGTGGCGGCATTGCGGAACGCGGTGGCGTGCGCGTTGGCCATCGCATAATAGAGATCAACAATCAGAGTGTGGTGGCGGTGCCGCATGAAAAAATAGTCAATCTGCTCGCTACATCTGTGGGCGag ATCTTAATGAAGACTATGCCTACTTCAATGTTCCGTTTGCTGACGGGACAAGAGAATCCCATATACATCTAA